The Raphanus sativus cultivar WK10039 chromosome 2, ASM80110v3, whole genome shotgun sequence genome includes a region encoding these proteins:
- the LOC108842373 gene encoding probable folate-biopterin transporter 6 produces the protein METLETEKLFSVEKPLLKPVSDHSVEMTRHGRNAVVSVLLQPVQWLRMLCSRLNPSFVVGVVLVYGLNQGFSGSIFKVITDYYWKDVQQVQPSVVQLYVGLYYIPWVMRPVWGLFTDVFPIRGYKRKPYFVVAGVLGLVSAIALVVLGKLPAALALSCLLGVSAAMAIAEVVIDACIATNSINIRSLAPDIQSLCMVCSSAGALVGYATSGVFVHRLGPQGALGVLTLPPATIIILGLFIYEKRSSTVLIQKNKKDEDGVGVAVKGMYKTIKYPQVWKPSLYMFISLALNISTHEGYFYWYTDPKAGPAFSQEFVGIIYAIGALASMFGVLIYHKKLKGYSFRHILFFAQLLYGLSGMLDLVFIKRWNIVLGIPDSFFVITEESFSRIISKIRWIPMIVLSTRLCPLGIEGTFFAFLMCIDSFGQLASKWSGGLVLHAFGVTRHEFGNLWLVILLRNVLRFATLCFIVLVPDSDHLDDLVPSDVLPENQPEDDDDIKLLLL, from the exons ATGGAGACACTGGAAACTGAGAAACTCTTCTCAGTGGAAAAACCTCTGCTGAAACCAGTTTCAGATCATTCTGTGGAGATGACAAGGCATGGAAGAAACGCTGTTGTCTCCGTTCTGCTTCAGCCTGTCCAGTGGCTACGAATGTTGTGTTCTCGGCTAAATCCGAGCTTTGTTGTAGGCGTGGTCCTTGTATACGGCCTAAACCAAGGGTTCTCCGGTTCAATATTCAAAGTCATCACAGATTATTACTGGAAAGATGTGCAGCAAGTGCAGCCATCGGTTGTGCAGCTTTACGTGGGACTGTATTACATCCCCTGGGTCATGAGACCCGTCTGGGGTCTCTTCACGGATGTTTTCCCGATCAGAGGTTACAAAAGAAAGCCTTATTTTGTGGTCGCTGGTGTTCTTGGTTTGGTCTCTGCGATTGCACTTGTAGTTCTTGGTAAGTTGCCTGCTGCTTTGGCTTTGAGCTGTCTCTTAGGTGTCTCTGCGGCTATGGCCATTGCAGAGGTGGTAATTGATGCGTGTATAGCAACAAACAGCATCAATATCCGGTCTTTGGCTCCTGATATACAGAGCCTTTGTATGGTTTGTTCGTCTGCTGGTGCTTTAGTGGGATACGCAACTAGTGGAGTCTTTGTTCACAGGCTTGGACCTCAG GGAGCATTAGGGGTATTAACACTGCCACCTGCAACGATTATCATACTTGGGCTTTTCATCTACGAGAAAAGATCTTCTACTGTCCTTATACAGAAAAACAAAAAG GACGAAGATGGCGTAGGAGTAGCGGTGAAGGGAATGTACAAAACTATAAAGTACCCTCAAGTATGGAAGCCATCACTTTACATGTTCATATCGCTAGCTCTCAATATCAGTACTCATGAAGGCTACTTCTACTGGTACACTGATCCTAAAGCTGGTCCCGCCTTCTCCCAG GAGTTTGTGGGCATAATATATGCGATAGGAGCTTTAGCATCGATGTTTGGAGTTCTGATATACCACAAGAAGCTCAAAGGCTATTCCTTTAGGCACATACTCTTCTTTGCACAACTCCTATACGGCTTATCAGGAATGCTCGACCTCGTCTTCATCAAACGCTGGAACATAGTCCTTGGGATACCCGATTCCTTCTTTGTGATAACAGAAGAATCTTTCTCAAGGATCATAAGTAAGATCAGGTGGATCCCCATGATCGTTCTCAGCACAAGGCTTTGTCCTCTGGGAATCGAAGGCACGTTCTTTGCTTTCCTCATGTGCATTGATAGCTTCGGACAGCTTGCTTCTAAGTGGAGTGGAGGGTTGGTTCTTCACGCTTTTGGTGTCACCAGACACGAGTTTGGGAACCTCTGGCTCGTGATTCTTCTTAGGAATGTCCTGAGATTCGCTACGCTGTGTTTCATTGTCCTCGTTCCGGATTCTGATCATTTGGATGATCTTGTACCCTCTGATGTGTTGCCAGAGAACCAACCAGAAGATGACGATGATATTAAACTTTTGCTTTTGTAA
- the LOC108839206 gene encoding NDR1/HIN1-like protein 3, producing the protein MCCLFGCCECIVKLLWGIIAFAINSLITLVIIVCTVSFIVWAMLRHGAVKFQVSDAELTQFTFDPDSTNLHYNLSLVFSIRNSNSRLGIHYDRFDARVYYDHQRLAASSVPPFYQGHKSTVVVGTVFQGQNLVLLGGGGRGKFEDEKRSGVYGIDVELKLRARLMFGLVNTWRFKPRVLCGVKVQLSSSDSARGSGFQPTDCHIHF; encoded by the coding sequence ATGTGTTGCCTTTTCGGTTGCTGCGAATGCATCGTAAAACTCTTGTGGGGCATTATAGCCTTCGCGATCAACTCCCTCATCACCCTAGTCATCATCGTCTGCACGGTATCATTCATCGTCTGGGCCATGCTCCGACACGGCGCCGTCAAGTTCCAAGTCAGCGACGCAGAGCTGACGCAGTTCACCTTTGATCCAGACAGCACCAACCTCCATTACAATCTCTCGCTCGTTTTCTCCATCCGAAACTCCAACTCTCGCCTCGGGATCCACTACGACAGGTTCGACGCTAGGGTTTACTACGACCATCAAAGGTTAGCAGCCTCGTCCGTGCCGCCGTTCTACCAGGGACACAAGTCCACGGTCGTCGTCGGAACGGTGTTCCAAGGGCAGAACTTGGTGTTGCTCGGTGGTGGCGGCCGGGGGAAATTTGAAGACGAGAAGCGGTCTGGCGTTTATGGGATCGACGTGGAGCTCAAGCTTAGGGCTAGGCTTATGTTTGGGCTTGTGAATACGTGGCGGTTTAAGCCACGTGTGCTATGTGGGGTCAAGGTGCAGTTGAGTTCCTCTGATTCTGCAAGAGGGTCTGGATTTCAACCCACCGACTGCCACATCCATTTCTGA
- the LOC108843404 gene encoding enhancer of rudimentary homolog, producing the protein MASSHNGRHTIILLQNSPSRATRTFMDYDSIGQAMDGICGLYERKLKEINPSLRNLSYDISDLYNFMDGFADMSALVYEHSMNAYLPYDRQWIKHKAFNHLKRLANGGSR; encoded by the exons ATG GCTAGTAGCCATAACGGTAGGCACACCATCATCTTGTTGCAAAACTCACCAAGCAGAGCTACGAGGACGTTTATGGACTATGATTCTATAGGCCAAGCTATGGATG GTATATGTGGCTTGTACGAGAGGAAGTTGAAGGAGATTAATCCATCTCTCAGAAATCTTAGCTATGACATTTCTGATCTTTACAACTTTATGGATGGTTTTGCTGACATGAGCGCTTTGGT GTATGAACACTCGATGAATGCGTATCTGCCATATGACAGGCAGTGGATTAAGCACAAGGCATTTAACCATCTCAAGAGACTTGCCAATGGAGGTAGTAGGTAG
- the LOC108842374 gene encoding uncharacterized protein LOC108842374: MAGLFDKQADLYLDARPNYPSEWFSKLADLTDHHGLAWDAATGNGQAALAVADHYERVVATDVSESQLKLATTHPKIDYRHTPSTMTDDELVELIGGEDSVDLITVAQAVHWFDLPRFYAVAKRVLRKPGGVIAVWGYNDVVVSPEFDAVQYRFHAQTRPYWKYPNIQHVFDAYEALPFPFESVGMGSEGEPLKLEMPKTTSFEGIVRMFKSWSAVVTAKEKGVDLLTESLVSELETAWGGSDVIRTVVYKAFMIAGKVSV; encoded by the exons ATGGCAGGACTGTTTGATAAACAAGCAGATCTATACCTAGACGCCAGACCCAATTACCCATCAGAATGGTTCTCCAAGCTCGCCGATCTCACCGATCACCACGGTTTAGCCTGGGATGCCGCCACTGGCAACGGCCAAGCAGCTCTCGCC GTCGCGGATCACTACGAGAGAGTCGTGGCGACGGACGTGAGCGAATCGCAGCTGAAACTCGCAACGACGCATCCCAAGATCGACTATCGCCACACCCCGTCGACGATGACCGACGACGAGCTGGTGGAGCTGATCGGAGGAGAGGACTCGGTGGATCTGATCACCGTCGCGCAAGCCGTGCACTGGTTCGACCTCCCGAGATTCTACGCAGTCGCAAAGCGCGTCCTGCGTAAACCCGGCGGAGTCATCGCCGTGTGGGGATACAACGACGTCGTGGTGTCGCCGGAGTTCGACGCGGTGCAGTATCGTTTCCACGCCCAAACGCGGCCGTATTGGAAGTATCCGAATATTCAGCATGTTTTCGATGCGTACGAAGCGTTGCCGTTTCCTTTCGAGAGCGTGGGGATGGGATCGGAAGGGGAGCCGTTGAAGCTGGAGATGCCTAAAACGACGTCGTTCGAGGGGATCGTGAGGATGTTTAAGTCGTGGTCGGCTGTTGTCACGGCGAAAGAGAAAGGTGTTGATTTGTTAACGGAGAGTTTGGTCAGTGAGCTTGAGACTGCTTGGGGAGGATCTGACGTTATTCGTACTGTCGTTTACAAAGCGTTTATGATCGCAGGAAAAGTTAGCGTTTGA
- the LOC108842372 gene encoding transmembrane 9 superfamily member 8: MATQFRRSAIAFTLLLFIHVAHSFYLPGVAPQDFEKGDELKVKVNKLSSIKTQLPYSYYSLPFCQPKKIVDSTENLGEVLRGDRIENAPYSFKMREAKMCNVLCRVVLDDKTAKAFKEKIDDEYRVNMILDNLPLVVPIERGDQGSPAVVYQLGYHVGLKGQYEGSKEQKYFMHNHLAFTVRYHLDMQTDSARIVGFEVKPYSVKHEYDGEWSEKTRLTTCDPHTKRLVVSSATPQEVEPKKEIIFTYDVDFLESEVKWASRWDAYLLMSDNQIHWFSIVNSLMIVLFLSGMVAMIMLRTLYRDISRYNELETQEEAQEETGWKLVHGDVFRLPANSDLLCVYVGTGVQCLGMVFVTMIFAMLGFLSPSNRGGLMTAMLLLWVFMGLFAGYASSRLYKMFKGTEWKRIAFRTAFLFPAVVSAIFFVLNALIWGQKSSGAVPFGTMFALIFLWFGISVPLVFVGAYLGSKKPAVDDPVKTNKIPRQIPEQAWYMNPVFSILIGGILPFGAVFIELFFILTSIWLNQFYYIFGFLFLVFVILIVTCAEITVVLCYFQLCSEDYLWWWRSYLTSGSSALYLFLYATFYFFTKLQITKLVSAMLYFGYMLIASYAFFVLTGTIGFYACLWFTRLIYSSVKID, from the exons ATGGCTACGCAGTTTCGGAGATCCGCGATCGCCTTCACTCTTCTGCTCTTCATTCACGTCGCTCACTCTTTCTACCTCCCAGGCGTCGCTCCTCAGGATTTCGAAAAG GGTGATGAGCTGAAGGTTAAAGTGAATAAGTTATCCTCAATAAAGACTCAGCTTCCGTACTCGTATTACTCGCTTCCTTTCTGTCAACCTAAGAAGATTGTTGATAGTACTGAGAATCTTGGTGAAGTGCTTCGTGGTGACCGCATTGAAAATGCTCCATATTCG TTTAAAATGCGGGAGGCGAAGATGTGCAATGTTCTCTGCCGGGTCGTTCTTGATGACAAGACAGCCAAAGCGTTCAAAGAAAAGATCGACGATGAGTACCGTGTCAACAT GATCCTCGATAACCTCCCTCTTGTGGTTCCAATTGAAAGAGGGGATCAGGGTTCTCCAGCTGTTGTTTATCAGCTTGGCTATCATGTTGGTCTTAAAGGCCAGTATGAAGGG AGCAAAGAGCAAAAGTACTTTATGCACAATCACTTGGCGTTTACAGTCCGATATCACCTAGATATGCAAACTGATTCTGCAAGGATTGTGGGATTTGAGGTCAAACCTTACAG TGTTAAGCATGAATACGATGGAGAGTGGAGTGAGAAGACCCGTCTGACGACCTGTGATCCTCACACAAAACGCCTTGTCGTTAGCTCGGCTACCCCTCAAGAAGTTGAACCAAAGAAGGAGATCATCTTCACTTATGATGTTGATTTCCTG GAAAGTGAAGTGAAGTGGGCATCTAGATGGGACGCTTATCTTCTAATGAGTGACAACCAAATCCACTGGTTCTCTATCGTCAATTCTCTGATGATCGTCCTCTTCCTATCTGGTATGGTGGCGATGATAATGCTGAGGACCCTTTATCGTGACATTTCACGATACAACGAGCtcgagactcaagaagaagctCAGGAAGAGACAGGATGGAAGCTTGTCCACGGTGATGTTTTCAGACTTCCCGCCAATTCAGATCTGCTCTGCGTCTACGTTGGTACAGGGGTCCAGTGTTTAGGCATGGTATTTGTCACAATGATCTTCGCCATGCTCGGGTTTCTCTCCCCTTCGAACCGTGGTGGTCTGATGACGGCCATGCTTCTGCTCTGGGTCTTCATGGGACTCTTTGCTGGTTACGCTTCTTCACGTCTCTACAAAATGTTCAAAGGAACAGAGTGGAAGAGAATCGCCTTCAGAACAGCCTTCTTGTTCCCTGCGGTTGTCTCAGCCATCTTCTTTGTCCTAAACGCTCTCATCTGGGGACAGAAGTCATCAGGGGCTGTCCCATTCGGAACAATGTTCGCATTGATCTTCCTCTGGTTCGGCATCTCGGTTCCTCTCGTCTTTGTTGGAGCTTACCTGGGTTCCAAGAAACCAGCGGTTGATGACCCAGTGAAAACCAACAAAATCCCAAGGCAGATCCCAGAGCAAGCTTGGTACATGAACCCGGTTTTCTCAATCCTCATCGGAGGAATCCTACCTTTTGGGGCAGTCTTCATCGAgctcttcttcatcctcacaTCCATCTGGCTCAACCAGTTCTACTACATCTTCGGGTTCCTCTTCCTCGTCTTTGTAATCCTCATCGTTACTTGCGCTGAGATAACAGTAGTACTCTGCTACTTCCAGCTCTGCAGCGAGGACTACCTTTGGTGGTGGAGATCTTACCTAACATCAGGCTCATCAGCTCTCTATCTCTTCCTCTACGCCACGTTCTACTTCTTCACAAAGCTTCAGATCACCAAACTGGTCTCGGCTATGCTTTACTTTGGGTACATGCTCATCGCATCTTACGCATTCTTTGTGCTCACAGGAACAATAGGGTTCTATGCTTGTCTCTGGTTCACAAGACTCATCTATTCCTCAGTTAAGATTGATtaa
- the LOC108843403 gene encoding ubiquitin C-terminal hydrolase 22, producing MSARKHPDPCNHLSDYKLRYGTDGYKSFQNMFSASLSDGRIKIKLQPETKTPPRCSHCSLLHPHHHNHNSKRLYICLICRSISCSSHLLSHTQSNKGHDLAVDVERSELYCSSCVDQVYDPDFDEAVVSKHLVGTRVNKDAAVSGVGIRSNKKRRLSADSQQLIIGSKQFLVDRREKWSFPLGLRGLNNLGSTCFMNAVLQALVHAPPLRNFWLSGQHNRDLCERRSMGLLCLPCDLDLIFSAMFSGDRTPYSPAHLLYSWWQHSTNLATYEQQDSHEFFISLLDCIHENEGKSKCLYKDHEECQCITHRAFSGLLRSDVTCTTCGTTSTTYDPFIDISLTLDSSTDRSRKSRNSGSGGEPSVNAPMMPTLSGCLDLFTRSEKLGPDQKLNCQSCGDKRESSKQMSIRRLPPLLCLHVKRFEHSLTRKASRKIDSYLQYPFRLNMSPYLSSSIIGKRFGNRMFAFDGEGEHDGSSAASEFEIFAVVTHSGMLASGHYVTYLRLKGLWYRCDDAWINEVEEEVVRGCECYMLFYAQERVIQKAHKELSYQVISMADAFPFD from the exons ATGTCCGCGAGGAAACACCCCGATCCTTGCAACCACTTGTCTGATTACAAGCTTAGATACGGCACCGATGGTTACAAATCGTTCCAGAACATGTTCTCCGCATCCCTCAGCGACGGAAGAATCAAGATCAAACTCCAACCAGAAACAAAAACACCACCCAGATGCAGTCACTGCTCTCTTCTCCATCCTCATCACCACAACCACAACAGCAAGAGACTCTACATCTGTCTGATCTGCCGCTCGATATCCTGCTCAAGCCACCTCCTTTCTCACACCCAATCCAACAAAGGCCACGATTTAGCCGTCGACGTCGAAAGATCCGAGCTTTACTGCTCCTCCTGCGTGGATCAAGTCTATGATCCCGACTTCGACGAGGCTGTCGTGTCCAAACACCTTGTTGGTACTCGTGTTAATAAAGATGCTGCTGTTAGTGGTGTTGGTATCAGATCGAACAAGAAGAGGAGGTTGTCTGCGGACTCGCAGCAGTTGATTATAGGGTCTAAGCAGTTCCTGGTGGATCGGAGGGAGAAGTGGTCGTTCCCTTTAGGGCTGAGAGGTTTGAATAATCTCGGGAGCACTTGTTTCATGAACGCTGTCTTGCAAGCCCTTGTTCACGCTCCTCCTCTCAGGAACTTTTGGTTGAGTGGTCAGCATAACCGTGATCTCTGCGAGAGGAGATCCATGGGTCTGTTGTGTTTGCCTTGTGATCTTGACCTCATCTTCTCCGCTATGTTTTCTGGTGATCGGACTCCTTATTCCCCTGCTCATTTGCTTTAcag TTGGTGGCAGCACTCGACGAATCTAGCTACTTATGAGCAGCAAGACTCTCACGAGTTCTTTATTTCGCTTTTGGATTGTATTCATGAGAATGAAGGCAAGTCCAAGTGTCTttataaag ATCATGAAGAGTGTCAGTGCATTACTCACAGAGCATTCTCTGGTCTTTTAAGATCAGATGTGACCTGCACAACGTGCGGAACCACCTCAACGACATACGACCCTTTCATCGACATTTCGCTTACTCTAGATTCATCGACGGATCGAAGCAGAAAGAGCAGAAACAGCGGCAGCGGCGGGGAGCCGAGCGTGAACGCGCCGATGATGCCGACGCTCTCCGGGTGCTTAGACCTCTTCACTCGGTCGGAGAAACTCGGTCCCGACCAGAAACTGAACTGCCAGAGCTGCGGAGACAAGAGAGAGTCTTCGAAACAAATGTCCATAAGAAGACTCCCTCCGCTCCTCTGCCTTCACGTGAAGCGTTTCGAGCACTCTCTCACCCGCAAGGCCTCGAGGAAAATCGACAGCTACTTGCAGTACCCTTTCCGCTTGAACATGTCTCCTTACCTCTCTTCCTCCATCATTGGCAAGCGGTTCGGGAACAGGATGTTTGCATTTGATGGAGAAGGCGAGCACGACGGTTCTTCAGCAGCGTCTGAGTTTGAGATATTTGCGGTTGTGACTCACTCGGGGATGTTGGCGTCTGGTCACTACGTGACGTACCTGAGGCTTAAAGGGTTGTGGTATAGATGCGATGACGCGTGGATCAATGAGGTTGAAGAGGAGGTGGTGAGAGGGTGCGAGTGTTATATGCTCTTCTATGCGCAGGAGAGAGTGATTCAAAAGGCTCACAAGGAGTTGAGTTATCAAGTTATCTCCATGGCTGATGCATTTCCCTTTGATTGA